From the Saimiri boliviensis isolate mSaiBol1 chromosome X, mSaiBol1.pri, whole genome shotgun sequence genome, one window contains:
- the SLC10A3 gene encoding P3 protein — protein sequence MVLMQGRDSSQQWPGLGGRGGGTGPADMLRAALLLISLPWGARGTASTSLSTAVGHTVPLTGGRYLSIGDGSVMEFEFPEESEGIIVISSQYPGQANGTGPSPTLKVTSLDTEVLTIKNVSAITWGGGGGFVVSIHSGLAGLAPLHIQLVGTHEAPPTVIEERRDFCIKVSPAEDTPAALSADLAHFSENPILYLLLPLIFVNKCSFGCKVELEVLKGLMQSPQPMLLGLLGQFLVMPLYAFLMAKVFMLPKALALGLIITCSSPGGGGSYLFSLLLGGDVTLAISMTFISTVAATGFLPLSSAIYSRLLSVHETLHVPISKILGTLLFIAIPIAVGVLIKSKLPKFSQLLLQVIKPFSFVLLLGGLFLAYRMGVFILAGVRLPIVLVGITVPLVGLLVGYCLATCLRLPVAQRRTVSIEVGVQNSLLALAMLQLSLRRLQADYASQAPFIVALSGTSEMLALVIGHFIYSSLFPVP from the coding sequence ATGGTGTTAATGCAGGGCAGGGACAGCTCTCAGCAGTGGCCTggtctgggaggcaggggtggtggcacagGTCCCGCAGACATGCTCAGAGCTGCCCTGCTGCTCATCAGCCTGCCATGGGGGGCCCGAGGGACAGCCAGCACCAGCCTCAGCACTGCTGTGGGCCACACTGTGCCATTGACTGGGGGCCGCTACTTGAGCATTGGAGATGGCTCTGTGATGGAGTTTGAATTTCCTGAGGAGAGTGAGGGCATCATCGTGATCTCCAGCCAGTACCCAGGCCAGGCCAACGGGACAGGACCCAGCCCCACGCTGAAGGTCACATCCCTGGACACAGAGGTGCTGACCATCAAGAATGTGAGTGCCATaacctggggaggtgggggcggcTTCGTGGTGAGCATCCACTCTGGCCTGGCTGGGCTGGCCCCACTTCACATCCAGCTCGTGGGCACCCATGAGGCCCCGCCCACAGTGATCGAGGAGCGGAGAGATTTCTGCATCAAGGTCTCACCTGCTGAAGACACCCCGGCTGCGCTCAGTGCCGACCTGGCCCACTTCTCAGAAAACCCAATACTCTACCTGCTCCTGCCTCTTATCTTTGTCAATAAGTGTTCGTTTGGGTGCAAAGTGGAACTTGAGGTTCTAAAGGGGCTCATGCAGAGCCCCCAGCCCATGCTGCTGGGCCTTCTGGGCCAGTTTCTGGTCATGCCCTTATATGCTTTCCTCATGGCCAAGGTCTTCATGCTGCCCAAGGCCCTCGCTCTAGGCCTCATCATCACCTGCTCGTCGCCTGGTGGTGGCGGGAGCTACCTCTTCAGCCTCCTTCTTGGAGGGGATGTCACCCTGGCCATCTCCATGACTTTCATCTCCACGGTGGCTGCCACTGGTTTCTTGCCACTGTCTTCGGCCATCTACAGCCGCCTGCTCAGTGTCCATGAAACACTCCACGTGCCCATCTCCAAGATCCTGGGGACCCTGCTGTTCATTGCCATCCCCATAGCAGTGGGCGTGCTCATCAAGTCCAAGCTCCCCAAGTTCTCCCAGCTGCTGCTGCAGGTCATCAAGCCCTTCAGTTTTGTGCTCCTCCTGGGTGGCCTCTTCCTGGCCTATCGCATGGGGGTCTTCATCCTGGCGGGTGTCAGGCTACCCATCGTGCTGGTGGGTATCACGGTGCCCCTGGTTGGCCTGTTGGTGGGCTACTGCTTGGCCACATGTCTGAGGCTGCCAGTGGCCCAGCGACGGACAGTCAGCATTGAGGTAGGGGTGCAGAACAGCCTGCTGGCCTTGGCCATGCTACAGCTATCCCTCCGCCGCCTTCAGGCTGACTATGCCTCCCAGGCCCCCTTCATTGTGGCACTGAGCGGAACCTCCGAGATGCTGGCCTTGGTCATCGGCCACTTCATCTACAGCAGCCTGTTCCCAGTTCCCTGA
- the UBL4A gene encoding ubiquitin-like protein 4A isoform X2, whose translation MGPERDSRAGPGSAGGGRAPLAASGGGGQIRRAPGAAARGGGWLGCAPARVDAAAAAMQLTVKALQGRECSLQVPEDELVSTLKQLVSEKLNVPVRQQRLLFKGKALAGTQGEETPREPRRKRGPGCSSRLGSRVTGRGAGAQRHFTPGEATACCTAECLIALLPPPEAASRPGPPPRRQGGTH comes from the exons ATGGGGCCCGAACGGGACAGCAGGGCGGGGCCGGGAAGCGCGGGCGGCGGGCGCGCCCCTCTCGCTGCTTCCGGCGGCGGCGGGCAGATCCGGCGCGCGCCCGGGGCGGCGGCGCGCGGCGGGGGGTGGTTGGGGTGCGCGCCCGCCCGAGTGGACGCCGCCGCGGCCGCCATGCAGCTGACGGTGAAGGCGCTGCAGGGCCGCGAGTGCAGCCTGCAG GTGCCGGAGGACGAGCTGGTGTCCACGCTGAAGCAGCTGGTCTCAGAGAAGCTGAACGTCCCCGTGCGCCAGCAGCGGCTGCTCTTCAAGGGCAAGGCCCTGGCAGGTACCCAGGGAGAGGAGACGCCCAGGGAGCCCCGCAGGAAGCGGGGGCCGGGGTGCTCCAGCCGCCTCGGCAGCCGGGTGACGGGTCGGGGTGCCGGCGCCCAGCGCCACTTTACCCCAGGGGAGGCGACCGCATGCTGCACAGCCGAATGCCTCATCGCTCTGCTCCCGCCGCCCGAGGCGGCCTCGCGTCCTGGGCCACCTCCACGGCGGCAGGGAGGAACTCATTGA
- the UBL4A gene encoding ubiquitin-like protein 4A isoform X1 — MQLTVKALQGRECSLQVPEDELVSTLKQLVSEKLNVPVRQQRLLFKGKALADGKRLSDYSIGPNSKLNLVVKPLEKVLLEGGTGRRLADSSSPHVWQLISKVLARHFSAADASRVLEQLQRDYERSLSRLTLDDIERLASRFLHPEVTETMEKGFSK; from the exons ATGCAGCTGACGGTGAAGGCGCTGCAGGGCCGCGAGTGCAGCCTGCAG GTGCCGGAGGACGAGCTGGTGTCCACGCTGAAGCAGCTGGTCTCAGAGAAGCTGAACGTCCCCGTGCGCCAGCAGCGGCTGCTCTTCAAGGGCAAGGCCCTGGCAG ATGGGAAACGACTCTCGGATTATAGCATCGGGCCCAACTCCAAGCTCAACCTAGTGGTCAAACCCCTGGAGAAGGTGCTACTAGAAGGAGGCACTGGCCGGAGACTGGCCGACTCCTCATCCCCTCATGTCTGGCAGCTGATCTCCAAAGTCTTGGCCCGCCACTTCAGCGCGGCAGATGCCAGCAGGGTCCTGGAACAGCTGCAGAGG GATTACGAGAGGTCCCTGAGCCGCCTGACGCTGGACGACATCGAACGGTTGGCCAGCCGCTTCCTGCACCCAGAAGTGACTGAGACGATGGAGAAGGGCTTCTCCAAATAG